From the Bacillota bacterium genome, one window contains:
- the rsmG gene encoding 16S rRNA (guanine(527)-N(7))-methyltransferase RsmG yields the protein MERGASELGIRLDSRAIGVFERHYRVLVDCNRRVNLTSIEGEEEAAVKHFLDSLTCLLAVDLPEGCKVVDVGSGAGFPGVVLKVARGGIRLALVEASRKRADFLRDLVDMLGLSDVEVLWDRAERLGRTSVHRESYDVVTARAVGEMAVLAELCLPFVRVGGMFVAQKGPDAREEMEASAEAVETMGGVVDRVVPVCLPFGYGGRSIVVVRKESTTPARYPRRPGIPEKRPIKRAREPELTRG from the coding sequence TTGGAGCGAGGTGCGAGTGAGCTCGGAATACGGCTCGACTCCCGGGCGATCGGTGTTTTCGAGCGCCATTACCGTGTGCTCGTGGACTGCAACCGGCGGGTGAACCTCACTTCGATTGAGGGCGAGGAGGAGGCGGCGGTGAAGCATTTCCTGGATTCCTTAACGTGCCTCCTCGCCGTTGATCTGCCGGAAGGGTGCAAGGTAGTGGACGTAGGGAGCGGCGCGGGTTTCCCCGGTGTGGTCCTGAAAGTGGCCCGTGGCGGGATCAGGCTTGCGCTGGTGGAGGCGTCGCGGAAGAGGGCGGATTTCCTGAGAGATCTCGTGGACATGTTGGGGCTCAGCGATGTCGAGGTATTGTGGGACCGTGCGGAGCGGCTGGGACGAACGTCGGTACACCGGGAATCGTACGACGTGGTGACCGCACGGGCTGTTGGCGAAATGGCGGTCCTGGCGGAGCTGTGCTTACCCTTCGTCAGAGTGGGGGGCATGTTTGTCGCCCAGAAGGGGCCGGACGCGCGTGAAGAGATGGAGGCGTCGGCTGAGGCCGTGGAGACGATGGGAGGCGTGGTGGACCGCGTAGTACCGGTGTGCCTGCCCTTTGGATACGGCGGACGGAGCATCGTGGTAGTAAGAAAGGAATCCACGACCCCTGCCCGTTATCCGAGACGTCCCGGGATCCCTGAAAAGAGACCCATTAAGAGAGCCAGAGAGCCGGAGCTGACACGGGGTTGA
- the noc gene encoding nucleoid occlusion protein — MKDELARLIGLRRKGETGAKETVREIPLDLIGPNPYQPREAFDEESLRELADSIREHGLIQPVIVRQLGEKYEVIAGERRLRACRLAGLQTVPAIVRDMSPGESAEVSLVENLQRKDLNVLEEATGYQKLLGEFGLTQQELAKRVGKSQSTIANKLRLLKLPKPVLDALASEIISERHARALLRLPSEQEQVMVLRRIHAQGLTVGQTEALIDERLKEIRRKRVRRKVRGQEAGAVRAFKDIRVFLNSVRDVVRQLKATGVSVGFEEKDEGDVLELRIRIAKSGRDESGESQGPKAAEG, encoded by the coding sequence ATGAAGGATGAGCTTGCGCGCCTCATAGGGTTGCGCAGGAAAGGCGAGACAGGGGCAAAGGAAACCGTGAGGGAGATCCCGTTGGACCTCATTGGGCCAAATCCCTATCAGCCGCGGGAAGCCTTCGACGAGGAAAGCCTCAGAGAGCTAGCCGACTCCATAAGGGAGCACGGCTTGATCCAGCCCGTGATAGTGCGGCAGCTAGGCGAGAAGTACGAGGTCATCGCGGGGGAGAGGCGGCTGCGAGCCTGTCGGCTGGCGGGGCTGCAGACCGTGCCGGCCATTGTCCGGGATATGTCGCCTGGCGAGAGCGCCGAGGTCTCGCTCGTCGAGAACCTTCAGCGCAAGGACCTGAACGTGCTGGAGGAGGCTACTGGCTATCAGAAACTGCTGGGTGAGTTCGGGCTGACGCAGCAGGAGTTGGCGAAGCGCGTAGGCAAAAGCCAGTCGACGATCGCGAACAAGCTGAGGTTGTTGAAACTACCGAAGCCCGTGCTCGATGCGCTGGCAAGTGAGATCATATCCGAGCGGCATGCAAGGGCTCTTCTCAGGCTTCCATCAGAGCAGGAGCAAGTGATGGTGTTGCGAAGGATTCACGCCCAGGGCCTGACGGTGGGGCAAACTGAGGCGCTCATCGACGAGAGGCTGAAGGAGATCCGGCGCAAACGAGTGAGACGAAAGGTGCGGGGACAGGAAGCCGGAGCCGTGCGCGCGTTCAAGGATATACGGGTGTTTCTGAACTCTGTGAGGGATGTGGTCCGGCAGCTAAAGGCAACGGGCGTGAGCGTGGGCTTCGAGGAGAAGGACGAGGGTGACGTCCTCGAGCTCAGGATCAGAATCGCGAAGTCGGGTCGCGATGAGAGTGGCGAGTCTCAAGGGCCGAAGGCTGCCGAAGGGTGA
- a CDS encoding ParA family protein — protein MGKVMAVVNQKGGVGKSTTAVNLSACIAAQGLPVLLVDVDPQGNASSGVGVDKGSTKRCVYDAIINDEPLESLTLGTAIPDLKVVPASIQLAGAEIELVSTMSREVRLRRALERVRDRYRYVIIDCPPSLGLLTLNALTAADSVIVPIQCEYYALEGLSQLLNTIQLVQKHLNPALKLEGVVLTMYDPRTNLSQQVIDEVRGFFKEKVYATVIPRNIRLSEAPSYGKPIILYDDRSKGAEAYRQLAKEVMASA, from the coding sequence ATGGGCAAAGTGATGGCTGTGGTGAACCAGAAGGGCGGAGTTGGGAAGAGCACGACGGCTGTGAATCTCAGCGCGTGCATCGCGGCGCAGGGACTGCCGGTCCTGCTCGTGGACGTGGATCCGCAGGGCAACGCGAGCAGCGGGGTCGGCGTCGACAAGGGGTCGACCAAGCGCTGCGTGTACGACGCTATCATCAATGACGAGCCGCTGGAAAGCCTCACCCTCGGAACTGCCATCCCCGACCTGAAAGTGGTGCCTGCAAGCATACAGTTGGCCGGAGCGGAGATCGAGCTCGTGTCCACCATGTCACGCGAGGTAAGGCTGCGGAGAGCGCTCGAACGCGTGCGCGACAGGTATAGATACGTGATAATCGATTGCCCGCCGTCGCTAGGCCTTCTGACGTTGAACGCGCTCACCGCGGCGGACTCGGTCATCGTGCCGATCCAGTGCGAGTACTACGCGCTTGAGGGCCTGAGCCAATTGCTGAATACCATCCAGCTTGTCCAGAAGCACTTGAACCCGGCGTTGAAGCTGGAGGGCGTGGTCCTCACCATGTACGACCCCCGCACGAACCTGTCTCAGCAAGTGATAGACGAGGTCAGAGGCTTCTTCAAGGAGAAGGTGTACGCGACAGTGATTCCGAGGAACATCCGCCTCAGCGAAGCCCCAAGCTATGGGAAGCCGATCATCCTGTACGATGATAGGTCCAAGGGCGCCGAGGCATACAGACAACTGGCGAAGGAAGTGATGGCCAGTGCCTAG
- a CDS encoding ParB/RepB/Spo0J family partition protein produces MQPEDSERVRELPIDQIQPNPYQPRKRFDDAKLAELADSIKAHGIVQPVVVRKVDDGYQLVVGQRRLLAARMAGLAEVPAVVTELDDSEMIQVALIENLQREDLNPMEEAESYRRLVEDFGMSQEELAGVLGRSRPSIANTLRLLNLQPEVQEVVSRGTISMGHARALLAIQDPALQVETCDHVVREELSVRETEELVRRVLAAGRIGEKGKKDERPKDPEIASLEERLRRAFGTQVRIIPGKKKGKIEIEYYSDEDLERILALVL; encoded by the coding sequence ATGCAGCCCGAAGACTCTGAGCGAGTTAGGGAGCTGCCGATAGATCAAATCCAGCCCAACCCGTATCAGCCGAGGAAGCGCTTCGACGATGCGAAGCTTGCTGAGCTCGCGGACTCCATCAAGGCCCACGGCATCGTGCAACCTGTGGTGGTGCGGAAGGTGGATGATGGATACCAGCTCGTGGTGGGACAGCGGCGCCTTTTGGCGGCTCGGATGGCCGGGCTCGCGGAAGTTCCCGCGGTGGTGACCGAGCTGGACGACTCGGAGATGATCCAGGTCGCGCTGATCGAGAACCTGCAGCGGGAAGACCTCAATCCGATGGAGGAGGCCGAGTCATACCGGCGGTTGGTTGAGGACTTTGGGATGAGTCAAGAGGAGCTCGCGGGAGTCCTCGGGCGGAGCAGGCCGTCCATCGCTAACACGCTGCGGCTTCTCAATCTTCAGCCAGAAGTGCAGGAAGTTGTTTCACGTGGAACAATCTCCATGGGGCACGCGAGGGCGCTCCTGGCTATTCAAGACCCGGCGTTGCAGGTGGAGACGTGCGATCACGTGGTTCGAGAGGAGCTCTCCGTGCGCGAAACGGAGGAGCTGGTGCGCCGGGTGCTGGCGGCCGGCAGGATCGGCGAGAAAGGAAAGAAGGACGAGCGTCCAAAGGATCCGGAGATAGCTTCCCTTGAGGAGAGGTTGCGACGGGCGTTCGGGACGCAAGTGAGGATCATACCGGGCAAGAAAAAAGGCAAGATCGAGATAGAATACTATAGCGACGAGGACCTCGAGAGGATACTCGCCCTAGTGTTGTGA
- a CDS encoding DUF4446 family protein, which produces MISAHLGTLTLVLVVLLAAGTVALAVLDWRLGRLLRRYRALVQGSSGESLDGIIEDCVRRTRQLEGDLEELRKFVEDMHHASRRHLQGLGIVRFNAFQDIGGDQSFALAMLDGAGDGVVLSSLYGRDESRVYAKPVERGSSTYALTAEEQKAVDAALRGKR; this is translated from the coding sequence CTGATTTCCGCCCACCTGGGGACGCTGACACTCGTCCTGGTCGTCCTTCTAGCGGCAGGTACCGTGGCGTTGGCAGTCCTGGACTGGCGGCTTGGACGGCTGTTGCGGAGATACCGGGCGCTCGTGCAGGGCTCCTCTGGGGAAAGCCTGGACGGCATAATAGAAGACTGCGTAAGGCGCACGAGGCAGCTCGAAGGGGACCTCGAGGAGCTGAGGAAGTTCGTAGAGGACATGCACCATGCGTCGCGACGCCACTTGCAGGGACTGGGCATCGTGAGATTCAACGCCTTTCAAGACATCGGCGGGGATCAGAGCTTCGCGCTCGCCATGTTGGACGGTGCCGGGGACGGCGTCGTGCTGAGCAGCCTGTATGGACGGGACGAGTCACGCGTGTACGCGAAACCGGTGGAACGGGGCTCGTCAACCTATGCCCTAACCGCTGAGGAGCAAAAAGCCGTCGATGCAGCTCTGCGCGGCAAGCGTTAG
- a CDS encoding peptidoglycan DD-metalloendopeptidase family protein has product MMWRKVLRRKLARRRRGALTIMAIPATDGTIRSISIPLLLVYMGSAVAVAVIAFLVLSYFGMTATVARFYHDQVAKDAHIEELTKKNAELEQINADNKKQLETFAKRTAELEKELARLDALSKEITSIIKGKKVSSTATSTTTLASRGDYQRGAAPGEDREVDLESDPAAGLAQLAVETDSRLADLARAADDMAADLSSLRRSAVSYREKLDHTPDGWPARGRITSSFGRRRHPITRNVQPHDGVDIAAPVGTPIRATADGTVRFAGTQSGYGLMVIIEHGYGFQTVYAHNSRNVVRAGQRVKRGQVIAYVGSTGTSTGPHVHYEVRVSGKPANPRNYM; this is encoded by the coding sequence ATGATGTGGCGCAAGGTGCTCAGGCGCAAGCTCGCAAGACGTCGCCGCGGCGCGCTCACTATCATGGCCATACCTGCGACAGACGGCACCATCCGAAGCATCAGCATCCCGCTCCTTCTCGTGTACATGGGTTCCGCGGTCGCCGTAGCGGTCATTGCCTTTCTCGTGCTCTCCTATTTCGGCATGACAGCGACGGTCGCGCGGTTTTACCACGACCAGGTCGCCAAGGATGCCCACATCGAGGAGCTGACCAAGAAGAACGCGGAGCTAGAGCAAATCAACGCTGATAACAAGAAGCAACTTGAGACGTTCGCCAAGCGGACGGCTGAGCTCGAAAAGGAACTTGCGCGTCTCGACGCGCTGAGTAAGGAGATCACGAGCATAATAAAAGGTAAGAAGGTGTCGAGCACCGCGACCAGCACCACGACCTTGGCCAGCCGGGGAGACTACCAGCGCGGTGCAGCGCCGGGCGAGGACAGGGAGGTCGACCTTGAATCGGACCCAGCGGCTGGACTGGCCCAGCTCGCAGTCGAAACCGACTCGCGCCTTGCGGACCTCGCGCGCGCTGCGGATGACATGGCCGCGGACCTCTCGTCGCTTCGCCGGTCCGCGGTATCATATAGAGAAAAGCTCGACCATACCCCTGACGGATGGCCTGCGAGGGGAAGGATCACTTCAAGCTTCGGGAGGCGGCGCCATCCGATCACCAGGAACGTCCAGCCCCATGACGGCGTCGACATCGCGGCGCCGGTAGGCACTCCCATCAGGGCGACCGCGGACGGCACGGTCCGGTTCGCGGGGACGCAGTCAGGGTACGGCCTCATGGTCATAATAGAGCACGGGTATGGGTTCCAGACCGTGTACGCCCATAACTCACGGAACGTTGTCCGTGCGGGGCAGCGGGTAAAGCGGGGGCAGGTCATAGCGTATGTGGGAAGCACTGGCACCAGCACCGGCCCGCACGTCCACTATGAGGTACGCGTCTCGGGCAAGCCTGCGAATCCGCGAAACTACATGTAG
- a CDS encoding polymer-forming cytoskeletal protein — protein MFGKRPSEPAQPRKVDTIIGKETRVTGRVQASGTIRVDGSIDGEIEADGDVVIGEPGRLVASIHARNVTIAGEVQGDVHAEGRLELLPTGKLYGDVKTAILAIEDGAIFKGACEMIAAEPQGRLLTGKVSPPALPEGTAESGDAAE, from the coding sequence ATGTTTGGCAAGCGTCCCAGCGAGCCGGCCCAGCCACGCAAGGTCGACACCATTATCGGCAAGGAGACCCGAGTGACCGGGAGGGTGCAAGCGTCTGGCACCATACGCGTAGACGGTTCCATCGACGGCGAGATAGAAGCTGATGGCGACGTTGTCATCGGCGAGCCTGGACGGCTGGTCGCGTCGATACACGCGCGCAACGTCACCATAGCGGGTGAGGTCCAGGGTGACGTCCACGCCGAAGGAAGGCTGGAGCTCCTTCCCACGGGAAAGCTCTACGGCGATGTGAAGACCGCGATCCTCGCCATAGAGGACGGGGCCATCTTCAAAGGAGCATGCGAGATGATCGCAGCCGAACCACAGGGCAGGCTCCTGACAGGGAAGGTGTCCCCGCCCGCGCTCCCGGAGGGGACCGCAGAATCGGGGGATGCCGCGGAATGA
- a CDS encoding phosphoribosyltransferase — MIFEDRAHAGQLLARELARYAEPDVLVLALPRGGVPVGAEIARALKAELDVVIPRKIGAPGDPELAIGAVSGNGAVILNEELVRVLGVPEAYIREAAARERVEIRRRSLLYRGRQPAPRVKGRTVIVVDDGIATGYTMLAALRGVRQEGPAMLVAAVPVAPPDSIAKLEAEADEVVALSTPSHFFAVGQFYQDFSQVTDEEVQAILAEARVPVRPPGPADDSSPNDGPLRRPE, encoded by the coding sequence ATGATCTTCGAGGATCGCGCCCACGCAGGGCAACTCCTCGCCAGAGAGCTCGCGCGATACGCTGAGCCCGACGTTCTTGTGCTAGCGTTGCCCCGAGGCGGGGTCCCGGTGGGAGCCGAGATCGCGCGCGCGCTCAAGGCCGAACTCGATGTGGTGATCCCGCGCAAGATAGGCGCGCCCGGCGACCCCGAGCTCGCCATAGGTGCAGTCTCGGGAAACGGGGCTGTCATCCTGAACGAGGAGCTCGTTCGCGTCCTCGGGGTCCCCGAGGCATACATCCGCGAAGCGGCAGCGCGCGAGCGGGTGGAGATCCGGCGCAGGTCGCTGCTTTACCGAGGGAGGCAGCCCGCGCCACGCGTCAAGGGCAGGACGGTGATCGTGGTGGACGATGGCATAGCCACCGGCTACACCATGCTCGCTGCTCTGCGGGGCGTGAGACAGGAAGGGCCGGCGATGCTCGTGGCCGCTGTGCCCGTGGCACCTCCCGACTCCATTGCGAAGCTCGAGGCCGAAGCGGATGAAGTCGTGGCGCTGTCCACACCATCTCACTTCTTTGCTGTGGGCCAATTCTACCAGGACTTCTCGCAAGTGACCGACGAAGAGGTCCAAGCCATCCTTGCCGAGGCGCGCGTCCCCGTCCGCCCGCCGGGCCCCGCTGACGACAGCTCTCCTAACGACGGCCCTCTGAGACGGCCCGAATAG
- a CDS encoding YkuS family protein yields the protein MKGIIAVSDSLSDYRDMLEEEGYEVVSLEEGLDIADAVLISGMDRDHSGISAIDTEVPVLDVTGRRPDEVLRTLEERLELL from the coding sequence ATGAAAGGGATCATAGCGGTTTCCGACAGTCTGTCCGATTATCGAGACATGCTCGAGGAAGAGGGCTACGAGGTGGTAAGCCTCGAAGAAGGCCTCGACATCGCCGACGCAGTGCTGATCTCCGGGATGGACCGAGACCACTCAGGCATCTCAGCCATCGACACGGAGGTACCCGTGCTCGACGTAACCGGGAGACGGCCGGATGAAGTGCTAAGAACGCTCGAAGAGCGCCTAGAGCTTCTGTGA
- the yyaC gene encoding spore protease YyaC, producing MDDPDAPAVLAESLRSIFLRDVPDPARRPLLFFCIGTDRSTGDSLGPLTGTRLVSLGIDSSRVWGTLDSPVHAANLQESINRALAAFANPYIVAVDACLGRLESVGTITATRGPLRPGTGVSKTLPQVGHAHITGIVNVGGYMEYMVLQNTRLHLVMRMAEVIGCALASAARELLGVSPALEMAQRVAATRWDSPT from the coding sequence GTGGACGATCCCGACGCGCCAGCCGTGCTCGCGGAGTCGCTTCGATCGATCTTCTTGCGGGACGTGCCGGACCCGGCGCGTAGACCCCTTCTCTTCTTTTGCATCGGCACCGACCGGTCGACCGGCGACTCGCTCGGGCCCCTCACAGGCACGCGCCTCGTGAGCCTCGGGATCGATAGCTCCCGCGTCTGGGGCACGCTAGACAGCCCAGTTCACGCCGCGAATCTTCAGGAGTCTATTAACAGGGCACTTGCGGCGTTCGCAAACCCTTACATTGTTGCGGTGGACGCGTGTCTGGGCAGGCTTGAGAGCGTGGGGACCATCACCGCCACTAGAGGGCCTCTCAGGCCTGGCACGGGCGTCAGCAAGACTCTGCCACAGGTGGGGCATGCTCACATCACGGGGATCGTGAACGTCGGAGGGTACATGGAATACATGGTCCTGCAAAACACCAGACTCCATCTGGTGATGAGGATGGCTGAGGTTATCGGATGCGCGCTCGCGTCCGCCGCGCGCGAGCTCCTGGGGGTGTCCCCCGCTCTCGAGATGGCGCAGCGCGTCGCCGCGACCAGATGGGACTCGCCTACATGA
- a CDS encoding tetratricopeptide repeat protein produces the protein MRFAPWKPVPAKPHTESNDHPHAGTDATTQRADAAQRLKDACDLLRLGKLDEAQAVLEAAVGLDPENAEAHNKLGVVLARKGRLDEAETSFERALALNPRHAAAMSNLGNIYKEKNMLDRAIQCYNMALSIDPDHATAHHNLGVVYRQMGMIDRAVGHFKQAHRLQVRGFVGEGRTGVMGGRYLWLLVVAAFILVYVLGFRK, from the coding sequence TTGAGATTCGCTCCTTGGAAACCCGTGCCGGCCAAACCTCATACCGAGTCGAACGATCACCCGCACGCGGGGACGGACGCCACGACCCAACGGGCGGATGCAGCGCAGCGGCTGAAGGACGCCTGCGACCTCCTGCGTCTCGGCAAACTCGACGAGGCGCAGGCAGTGCTCGAAGCGGCCGTAGGCCTGGACCCGGAGAACGCGGAAGCCCACAACAAACTGGGAGTCGTGCTGGCGCGCAAGGGGCGGCTCGACGAGGCCGAGACCAGCTTTGAAAGGGCCCTCGCGCTCAACCCGCGGCACGCCGCAGCCATGAGCAACCTCGGCAACATATACAAAGAAAAGAACATGCTTGACAGGGCCATACAGTGCTATAATATGGCGTTGTCGATCGATCCCGACCACGCCACGGCCCATCACAACCTTGGCGTGGTGTACCGACAAATGGGAATGATCGACCGTGCAGTCGGCCATTTCAAGCAGGCACACAGGCTTCAGGTGCGCGGTTTCGTCGGAGAAGGCCGGACGGGGGTCATGGGTGGCCGGTACCTCTGGTTACTTGTTGTTGCGGCCTTCATCCTGGTTTACGTCCTTGGGTTCAGGAAGTGA
- a CDS encoding vanomycin resistance protein VanB: MEEGRTRGDGVNFLLTWVLAIQTPNQSARKPASTAMTAAMAIAVAVLVLAGGAAHAAAPQAPRIIDGVRVADIALGGLTPEEASRVLERFASEVVAAPITLVWENQSWQLNPVDIGVEAHVSATVEQAMAVGRTGPWLARWRERRAVAAHGRDVPLIITVNEDLFRDVVFELAAEIDRPAENAGFTIAPDDTVSLRPSANGRRLDVSSLGAAIKAVLPQRTGRIVRLSVEPVVPQVTTEQLQAMNIKRCIGAYTTKFNPADEARVHNIRAAADAINGVLVAPGEVFSFNTVVGPRSKEAGYLEAPVVVEDELVPGVGGGICQVSTTLYNAVLLAGLDIVARANHSVAPAYVPVGRDATVAYDYIDLRFRNDGSSHVMLASQVGKDSVTVKVYGNAPSDRKVIIETEIEERIPPGVVRREDMSLAAGQEVIEDEGTWGYVVSVYRIIKVNGVETSRELLSRDRYRPRARRILVGVGAPRAPDTEASATGRQPNH, from the coding sequence GTGGAAGAGGGCCGGACGCGGGGTGATGGTGTGAACTTCCTCCTTACGTGGGTCTTGGCGATACAGACTCCAAATCAGAGTGCCCGCAAGCCGGCGAGCACTGCCATGACGGCGGCGATGGCCATCGCCGTTGCGGTGCTGGTTTTGGCGGGCGGTGCGGCCCATGCCGCTGCCCCGCAAGCGCCCCGCATCATCGACGGGGTGCGGGTGGCCGACATTGCCCTCGGCGGCCTTACGCCCGAGGAGGCCAGCCGCGTGTTGGAGCGGTTCGCATCCGAGGTGGTTGCGGCCCCTATCACCCTTGTGTGGGAGAACCAGTCGTGGCAGCTCAACCCCGTCGACATAGGCGTGGAAGCACACGTATCGGCTACCGTGGAGCAGGCCATGGCCGTGGGACGAACTGGGCCGTGGCTCGCAAGGTGGCGGGAGAGGCGCGCCGTAGCTGCGCACGGCCGTGACGTGCCGCTCATCATCACGGTAAACGAGGACCTCTTCAGAGACGTCGTGTTCGAGCTTGCGGCGGAGATCGACAGGCCGGCGGAAAACGCGGGCTTCACCATCGCTCCGGACGACACGGTGAGCCTCCGGCCCTCGGCCAACGGCAGGCGCCTCGACGTAAGCAGCCTGGGCGCGGCGATCAAGGCGGTCCTTCCCCAGCGCACAGGGAGGATTGTGCGGCTGAGCGTGGAGCCGGTCGTTCCCCAGGTGACCACGGAACAGCTGCAGGCGATGAACATCAAAAGGTGTATAGGCGCCTACACCACGAAGTTCAACCCGGCGGACGAGGCGAGGGTCCACAACATCCGCGCCGCTGCGGACGCCATCAACGGCGTCCTGGTGGCGCCGGGCGAGGTATTCTCGTTCAACACTGTGGTTGGCCCGCGCAGCAAGGAAGCGGGCTACCTCGAGGCACCAGTCGTGGTCGAGGACGAGCTCGTTCCGGGTGTGGGCGGGGGCATATGCCAGGTCTCGACGACCCTCTACAACGCCGTGCTCCTCGCTGGCCTGGATATCGTGGCACGGGCGAATCATTCGGTGGCACCGGCGTACGTGCCGGTAGGCCGCGACGCCACAGTGGCTTACGACTACATCGACCTCCGGTTCAGGAACGACGGTTCCAGCCATGTGATGCTGGCCTCGCAAGTCGGCAAGGACTCCGTCACCGTCAAGGTGTATGGGAATGCGCCGTCCGACCGGAAAGTGATCATCGAAACGGAGATCGAGGAGAGGATTCCCCCGGGCGTGGTCAGGCGCGAGGATATGTCCCTCGCTGCGGGCCAGGAAGTGATCGAGGATGAGGGGACCTGGGGCTACGTCGTTAGTGTCTACCGCATAATCAAGGTAAACGGCGTGGAGACGAGCAGAGAGCTTCTGTCACGCGACCGATACCGGCCGAGAGCAAGGCGGATTCTGGTCGGCGTAGGGGCGCCCCGGGCGCCAGACACGGAGGCTTCGGCCACCGGCCGTCAACCGAACCACTGA
- a CDS encoding AtpZ/AtpI family protein, whose protein sequence is MGEGKFDPELVRAFKFYGTISFNIAGSMAIGFAAGHALDTRLGTRPWFAVTGFLLGALAGFWGVYKLVMSEFRDRPPRPKR, encoded by the coding sequence TTGGGAGAAGGCAAGTTCGACCCGGAGCTCGTGAGGGCGTTCAAGTTCTACGGCACCATCAGCTTCAACATCGCGGGTTCGATGGCCATAGGCTTTGCCGCGGGGCACGCCCTCGACACAAGGCTCGGGACACGCCCGTGGTTCGCCGTGACGGGCTTCCTTCTTGGCGCCCTCGCGGGGTTCTGGGGCGTTTACAAGCTCGTCATGTCCGAGTTCCGCGACAGACCACCGAGACCAAAACGTTGA
- the atpB gene encoding F0F1 ATP synthase subunit A, translating to MSNASSEIGAHIVLRIGMFTCHLDTIIMTWIVMALLVAVAVIATRRMKDVPGGFQNMVEYGVEALWGLVVDNVPPRARGCFPVIATLFLFILVANLIGLVPGMKSPTADINVTLALAAVVLGLTIYAGASVKGVWGYIVGFVKPNPLFLPLNLIELCTRAITLALRLFGNIFAGDVLVIILGKLVAYAVPTVGQAFHVFVGVLQAYLFVMLSIAYVTVAAED from the coding sequence ATGTCGAACGCTTCCAGCGAAATCGGTGCGCACATCGTGTTGCGCATTGGGATGTTCACGTGTCACCTGGACACCATCATCATGACGTGGATCGTAATGGCCCTGCTCGTGGCGGTGGCCGTGATCGCGACGCGCAGGATGAAGGATGTGCCAGGCGGCTTCCAGAACATGGTGGAGTACGGTGTGGAGGCTCTATGGGGTCTCGTGGTGGATAACGTGCCGCCGCGAGCCCGGGGCTGTTTCCCCGTCATCGCGACTCTGTTCCTGTTCATACTGGTGGCGAACCTCATAGGGCTGGTTCCGGGCATGAAATCCCCGACGGCGGATATCAACGTGACGCTGGCGCTGGCCGCGGTGGTGCTAGGGCTCACGATCTATGCCGGGGCGTCCGTGAAAGGGGTGTGGGGGTACATCGTGGGATTTGTGAAGCCGAACCCACTCTTCCTGCCCCTGAATCTGATCGAGCTGTGCACCAGGGCGATCACACTGGCCCTACGTTTGTTCGGCAACATATTCGCTGGTGACGTCCTAGTGATCATCCTTGGCAAGCTGGTGGCCTACGCCGTGCCCACGGTGGGCCAGGCCTTCCACGTATTCGTGGGGGTGCTCCAGGCGTATCTCTTCGTGATGCTGTCCATCGCGTATGTCACGGTGGCGGCCGAGGACTGA
- the atpE gene encoding ATP synthase F0 subunit C — translation MTEVMLLKLISVAAICIIVCVAALVAGLGDAHVAGKAVDGIARQPEAKASIFSTMLIGIGLVEATPIIALVVALILLYANPFLG, via the coding sequence ATGACAGAGGTAATGCTTCTTAAGCTCATCTCAGTTGCTGCCATCTGCATCATCGTGTGCGTTGCAGCGCTCGTGGCCGGCTTGGGCGACGCCCACGTGGCCGGGAAGGCTGTGGACGGCATCGCCCGTCAGCCCGAGGCGAAGGCATCGATCTTCTCGACCATGCTCATAGGTATCGGCTTGGTCGAGGCAACGCCTATCATAGCACTGGTTGTTGCGCTCATCCTCCTCTACGCCAACCCATTCCTGGGGTGA